Below is a genomic region from Culicoides brevitarsis isolate CSIRO-B50_1 chromosome 2, AGI_CSIRO_Cbre_v1, whole genome shotgun sequence.
tcttcaatttttttttgtagaatcaTCAAGGAACTTGACACAAAAGTCCCAAATGCCGCAATTTTCACCGTAAACAAGGAAGATCACACTTTGGGCAACATGATCCGTAATCAGCTCCTGAAAGATCCGCATGTCTTGTTCGCCGGATACAAAGTTCCGCATCCGTTGGAGCACAAATTCGTCATTCGGATACAAACGACGTCGGATCACACGCCGCAAGAGGCTTTCATGAACGCCATCACGGATTTGATGTCGGAATTGTCGCTGTTCGAGGAACGTTTCAAAGAAGCCGTCAAAGACGAGAATTTCTcaacaaaagaataaaaaaatttttaagcttaagtttaatttttacgtcGCTCTGtcaataaaatacataaaaaaaagtcaaaaaatgtcttaaatcgATTTCATTTGCGCCATCAAGTCTTCGAGACTGACATCGTCGCTCGCTGTGGGCGAAACAGCAGCAGCTCCGGCAACATCCGAGACAAGATCTGGCGGCGGAGCTTCATAGGCGTACCGTAAACCGCCAACTGCTTGAGAAACGGGAGGCGTTGGAGCAACAGGAGCACTTTCATCGACAAGTTCGATGCCAAATTCGTTCGATTCGTGCAACGGGGCGTCATCTACAGCTAAAACTTCTTCCTTGACGACTTTTGGTTTCGCTGCAAACTCTTGTTGTCGCAACACGCATTGCCGATCTTCGCATTGCGGGTTCGGTTTGAGACTCATTTTCGGGAAAAAGTCATTCAGAGCATTATATCCCAAGTAATCCGACACTTCGCCGAATCCCAAGAGGTATTTCAGGGTATTTTGCACCAACATTCCCGCTACGATGCCCATTGTCGTTGGCAACGAAGCAGCACAAACGCCTTCGCGCTTCAAAGTTTTCTCGTCGATATTTTCTGCGACAACCAATGGCGGTGCACAGCCAAAACACGCACTTTCCCCGGGTTTTATGAGTTGAATGTGACCCGAAACAGCATTTTCACTGACGCCGCTTTCCATCCAATTCATCCCGAGCTCGTTGCAAGCCGCATTTATCGCCATGCGAGCCTCGAAATTGTCGACGCACGACAAAACCAAGTCAACAGGTGTCCCTTCTGTCAATCCGCCGCTCTGAATTGTCGCCAAAAACTCATCGAAATGATCGACTGTCGTGATATTGTAATTATTTGTCTCGATTTTGACGTCGGGATTGATGAAATTCAAGGTACGAGCTGCTGCTTCGACCTTCGAAAGACCCGCTTGATCCGGCGTGAAGAACAGTCGATTCATGTTTGCAAGCTCAACTTTGTCGTAATCGAAGAGAATGAGTTTCCCGATGCCGCATCGCGTTAACATGTCAGCTGTAACAGAACCAACGCCTCCCACACCGACAACAGCGACAGATTTTTCACGAATCCGCTCGTAATTTTGCACAATTCCCATTCTCTGAAGAGCCAtctacggaaaaaaattatttttactaaaaaattctgaaaattatttcaaaaaaaaactcactaaACGACTGTAAGGATTAGAATCCACAACTTCCGCTgacattttttcgattttttcacgttttcCGGATGATTTGTACTTGGCAAGCTCATTTTTTAGCTCTGCTACTTCTCGTTTCAATTCTTCCATCGACATTTTTCAACTCGAACAACGGCTTTcacttcaaataatttctaatttggTCTTTTTATggacaatttttgatgatttttgaacaaaacgaCCCCCAAAAGCCTTGGAAGACGTCAAAAAGTAGAAATATTGCACagaatttgtgtgaaaaaatgcaaaaatatggaATGAATCACgatttcactttaattttttttcaataatatttacgTGGCACGAACTgtcaaaataaagttttgaaaattattcgttcaattttcatatatatatttttttttttaataaataaatggaagttt
It encodes:
- the LOC134831360 gene encoding DNA-directed RNA polymerase II subunit RPB11, giving the protein MNAPPTFESFLLYEGEKKIIKELDTKVPNAAIFTVNKEDHTLGNMIRNQLLKDPHVLFAGYKVPHPLEHKFVIRIQTTSDHTPQEAFMNAITDLMSELSLFEERFKEAVKDENFSTKE
- the LOC134831359 gene encoding ubiquitin-like modifier-activating enzyme 5 translates to MSMEELKREVAELKNELAKYKSSGKREKIEKMSAEVVDSNPYSRLMALQRMGIVQNYERIREKSVAVVGVGGVGSVTADMLTRCGIGKLILFDYDKVELANMNRLFFTPDQAGLSKVEAAARTLNFINPDVKIETNNYNITTVDHFDEFLATIQSGGLTEGTPVDLVLSCVDNFEARMAINAACNELGMNWMESGVSENAVSGHIQLIKPGESACFGCAPPLVVAENIDEKTLKREGVCAASLPTTMGIVAGMLVQNTLKYLLGFGEVSDYLGYNALNDFFPKMSLKPNPQCEDRQCVLRQQEFAAKPKVVKEEVLAVDDAPLHESNEFGIELVDESAPVAPTPPVSQAVGGLRYAYEAPPPDLVSDVAGAAAVSPTASDDVSLEDLMAQMKSI